In Nitrosophilus alvini, the following are encoded in one genomic region:
- a CDS encoding sulfite exporter TauE/SafE family protein, with product MIVSLIFVGLATGFVSGFFGIGGGTLLIPALLYLGLDMRQAVGISVTQMMFSSIFGSYLNFKKEIFEAARGLALGMGGFFGALCSGFIVSVLDEKVLMIMFLFFVLFALFRFYSSPLVQTEERVEVGKIWLFLIGFFVGAVAISVGIGGALLVTPVLVGFFRYDIRRAVAKSLFFVVFSSVAGFLSLSYFGHINYFYGLIVGISSLAGVYFGIKIAHKIDAKRFKKLLGLMYAIILLLILNKLYGFWEING from the coding sequence ATGATTGTATCTTTGATTTTTGTCGGACTTGCTACAGGATTTGTTTCTGGCTTTTTTGGAATTGGCGGCGGAACGCTGCTGATCCCCGCACTGCTCTATCTCGGACTTGATATGAGGCAGGCTGTCGGTATCTCTGTTACTCAGATGATGTTCTCATCGATATTTGGTTCATATCTTAATTTTAAAAAAGAGATTTTTGAAGCGGCAAGAGGACTTGCATTGGGTATGGGCGGGTTCTTCGGCGCACTTTGCAGCGGATTTATTGTATCTGTTCTTGATGAAAAAGTGCTTATGATAATGTTTCTGTTTTTTGTTCTGTTTGCACTTTTTAGATTTTACTCTTCCCCGCTTGTTCAAACTGAAGAGAGAGTGGAAGTAGGCAAAATATGGCTATTTTTGATAGGTTTCTTTGTAGGCGCGGTAGCGATATCTGTGGGGATAGGAGGAGCGCTGCTTGTTACGCCTGTACTTGTCGGATTTTTCAGATACGATATAAGAAGAGCAGTTGCAAAAAGTCTTTTTTTTGTAGTGTTTTCATCTGTTGCAGGTTTTTTGAGTCTTTCATATTTTGGGCATATAAACTATTTTTACGGCCTGATAGTAGGTATAAGCTCTTTAGCAGGTGTCTATTTCGGTATAAAGATTGCCCATAAGATTGATGCAAAAAGATTTAAAAAACTGTTGGGGCTTATGTATGCGATTATTTTGCTGCTTATACTTAACAAATTATACGGATTTTGGGAGATAAATGGATAA
- the dusB gene encoding tRNA dihydrouridine synthase DusB — protein MGKLDFSLPIYVLAPLAGFTDLPFRSVVKKFGADLTVSEMISSNALVHNSSKTYKMLQKAPNEEPYAVQIAGNDKDIVKEAVLILNDIEGIDIIDLNCGCPVPKVVRSGGGSALLKDLKKMGEIIETIKKYSEKEYTSVKVRIGFDEKIPEKIAKVCESAGADFITVHGRTRSGGFKAPVDYDAIKRAKESVSIPVIANGDITSYEKAEWVLEYTKTDGVMIGRGAIGKPWIFYQLKHKTSDISPEIKKEIIVEHFDKMIEFYGDYGAVMFRKHLHTYSKGYQGASAFRDKINRITDPKEMRKLIIEFF, from the coding sequence TTGGGCAAACTTGACTTTAGTCTTCCAATATATGTTTTAGCTCCGCTTGCAGGTTTTACTGATCTACCTTTCAGAAGTGTAGTAAAGAAATTCGGGGCGGATTTGACTGTTAGTGAAATGATAAGCTCAAATGCGCTGGTCCATAACTCATCCAAAACATATAAAATGTTGCAAAAAGCCCCAAACGAAGAACCATATGCAGTTCAAATAGCGGGAAATGATAAAGATATTGTCAAAGAAGCGGTATTGATACTTAATGATATTGAAGGTATAGATATTATAGACCTTAACTGCGGATGTCCTGTTCCAAAGGTTGTTAGAAGCGGCGGAGGAAGCGCACTGCTTAAGGATCTTAAAAAGATGGGTGAAATTATTGAAACTATCAAAAAATATTCCGAAAAAGAGTACACAAGCGTAAAGGTAAGAATCGGTTTTGACGAAAAAATTCCGGAAAAAATCGCTAAAGTCTGTGAAAGTGCCGGTGCCGACTTTATAACAGTCCATGGAAGGACAAGAAGCGGAGGTTTTAAAGCGCCGGTGGATTATGATGCTATAAAAAGAGCAAAAGAGAGTGTTTCCATACCTGTTATCGCCAATGGTGACATAACAAGCTATGAAAAAGCGGAGTGGGTACTTGAGTATACAAAAACAGACGGTGTAATGATAGGCAGAGGAGCTATAGGAAAGCCCTGGATATTTTATCAGCTAAAACATAAAACCAGTGACATATCACCGGAAATAAAAAAAGAGATAATAGTCGAACATTTTGATAAAATGATAGAGTTTTACGGGGATTACGGTGCGGTAATGTTTAGAAAGCATCTTCATACATACTCAAAAGGGTATCAGGGGGCTTCTGCTTTCAGAGACAAAATAAACAGGATAACTGACCCCAAAGAGATGAGAAAATTGATAATAGAATTTTTTTGA
- the dksA gene encoding RNA polymerase-binding protein DksA, with amino-acid sequence MRDIDLKFFEEILIERKKQIEKNIEEAQKELQNLKEVEVNDEGDYASISCENMIESAISNHQSEELKEILEALEKIKKGTYGICEMCEEPIGYHRLKVKPRAKYCIVCREIVENNGR; translated from the coding sequence ATGAGAGATATAGATTTGAAGTTTTTTGAAGAGATTTTGATTGAAAGAAAAAAACAGATAGAAAAAAATATAGAAGAGGCGCAAAAAGAGTTGCAAAATCTTAAAGAAGTTGAGGTAAATGATGAAGGTGATTATGCAAGTATAAGTTGTGAAAATATGATAGAAAGTGCGATTTCCAACCATCAAAGCGAGGAGCTAAAGGAGATTTTAGAGGCTCTTGAAAAGATAAAAAAGGGTACATACGGTATCTGTGAGATGTGCGAAGAGCCTATCGGCTACCATAGACTAAAGGTAAAACCGAGGGCAAAATACTGTATTGTCTGCAGGGAGATTGTAGAAAATAACGGCAGATAG
- a CDS encoding 23S rRNA (pseudouridine(1915)-N(3))-methyltransferase RlmH: MHKIAVYSIMKKEEKCYKEIAQDFTKMSRKFADIKTFDIFSKKIGSAQTKGEDEAKAAYTQALEPYIKSGLNIALDPKGEVLNSEEFSSFFEKSQTINFFIGGAYGFEKKFLEKCDKIISLSKMTFSHKLAKIVLLEQIYRGLSIVNAHPYHK, translated from the coding sequence GTGCATAAGATTGCTGTTTATTCGATTATGAAAAAAGAGGAGAAGTGTTATAAGGAGATTGCTCAGGATTTTACAAAAATGAGCAGAAAGTTTGCAGATATAAAAACATTTGATATTTTTTCCAAAAAAATAGGAAGTGCGCAAACAAAAGGAGAAGATGAAGCAAAGGCTGCATATACTCAGGCTCTGGAACCTTATATAAAATCCGGATTAAATATTGCGCTTGATCCAAAAGGGGAAGTTTTAAACAGTGAAGAGTTCAGTTCTTTTTTTGAAAAATCTCAGACTATAAACTTTTTTATCGGCGGAGCTTACGGATTTGAAAAGAAATTTTTAGAAAAATGTGATAAGATTATCAGTTTAAGCAAGATGACGTTTAGCCATAAACTGGCTAAAATCGTTTTGCTTGAGCAGATATATAGAGGATTGTCAATTGTGAATGCTCATCCATATCATAAGTGA
- a CDS encoding thiamine phosphate synthase yields MKRPKQSENSMKIYALCDYELLKKTEIGFEEFVKIAKDVGAQIIQYRDKTSSLKEKKTNLLKIRHLWNGILIVNDHVELAAYADGLHLGQDDMAAIDRDFSKAVQKIRKEIGEEKILGLSTHNEEEVLAANRLSIDYIGLGAYRSTDTKEVTNILGDKLPEIAALSAHPVAAIGGVKIDDKIENVEYMAVGSDLIRRRVESA; encoded by the coding sequence TTGAAAAGACCGAAACAGAGTGAGAATAGTATGAAAATATATGCGCTTTGTGATTACGAACTTCTAAAAAAAACTGAGATAGGTTTTGAAGAGTTTGTAAAAATTGCTAAAGATGTGGGAGCGCAGATAATACAATACAGAGATAAAACTTCATCTTTAAAAGAGAAAAAAACAAACCTGCTTAAAATTCGCCATTTGTGGAATGGAATTCTTATAGTTAATGATCATGTCGAACTTGCTGCATATGCTGATGGTCTTCATCTGGGTCAGGATGATATGGCTGCCATAGACCGAGATTTTTCAAAAGCTGTACAAAAGATCAGAAAAGAGATAGGCGAAGAAAAAATTCTGGGACTCTCGACTCATAATGAAGAGGAAGTGCTTGCCGCAAACAGACTTTCCATAGATTATATAGGTCTTGGAGCATACAGGAGCACAGATACTAAAGAGGTAACAAACATACTTGGAGACAAACTTCCTGAAATCGCGGCCCTTTCAGCGCATCCTGTAGCGGCTATAGGAGGAGTCAAAATAGATGATAAAATTGAAAATGTCGAATACATGGCTGTAGGTTCTGATCTTATAAGAAGGCGGGTAGAGAGTGCATAA
- the accD gene encoding acetyl-CoA carboxylase, carboxyltransferase subunit beta, whose product MKFSSFFNRIRRSQPKESEKPSHWIKCPNCQALMYYKEVINKSHVCPKCGFHFRIGAKERIDILCDEGTFVEHDANLVPVDPLKFVDKKSYKKRLEESRKKTGRNSSAISGTCSIDGVETEIVIFDFSFMGGSLGSVEGEKIVRAVHRAIQKRNPVVIVSASGGARMQESTFSLMQMSKTSAALAKLHKEKLPFISVLTDPTMGGVSASFAMLGDVIMAEPGALIGFAGQRVIKQTIGADLPEGFQRAEFLLEHGLIDMIVNRNEMKKTIADLLRIFLNRKASVEKTETE is encoded by the coding sequence GTGAAATTCAGCAGTTTTTTCAACAGAATAAGAAGGTCACAGCCAAAAGAAAGCGAAAAGCCGAGCCACTGGATAAAATGTCCAAATTGTCAGGCTCTTATGTATTATAAGGAAGTTATAAATAAATCACATGTTTGTCCAAAATGCGGTTTTCACTTCAGAATCGGAGCAAAAGAGAGAATAGATATCCTTTGTGACGAAGGGACTTTTGTTGAACATGATGCAAATCTTGTACCTGTAGATCCGTTGAAATTTGTCGATAAAAAGAGTTATAAAAAGCGTTTGGAAGAGAGTCGGAAAAAGACGGGAAGAAACAGTTCAGCTATAAGCGGAACATGTTCAATCGACGGAGTTGAGACGGAAATAGTTATATTTGATTTTTCATTTATGGGCGGGAGTTTGGGTTCTGTTGAGGGTGAAAAGATAGTAAGAGCCGTTCATAGAGCGATTCAAAAGCGTAATCCTGTAGTTATAGTAAGTGCCAGCGGTGGTGCAAGAATGCAGGAAAGTACCTTCAGCCTAATGCAGATGAGTAAAACAAGTGCAGCCCTTGCAAAACTACACAAAGAAAAACTGCCGTTTATATCAGTTTTAACTGATCCGACTATGGGAGGAGTAAGCGCATCATTTGCTATGCTTGGTGATGTTATTATGGCTGAACCCGGAGCTTTGATAGGATTTGCCGGACAAAGAGTTATTAAGCAGACTATCGGTGCTGATCTTCCCGAAGGTTTTCAAAGAGCAGAGTTTCTGCTTGAACACGGGCTTATAGATATGATAGTAAACAGAAATGAGATGAAAAAAACGATAGCGGATCTGCTTAGAATTTTTTTGAACAGAAAAGCTTCTGTTGAAAAGACCGAAACAGAGTGA
- a CDS encoding inositol monophosphatase family protein, with amino-acid sequence MNAFLQSALKANRAIYKKISRTMDKSCYTYLKTGAGGDRSSGIDLLAEEIFTEHLSIFGQIVSEESGVMGEEGDIKIVLDPIDGSDNLLSGFPYFGTSVAMIKNGKTLSSMIVNLANGDVFAKDEQTLYYGRLDNGKFEKRERCGISKIGIFEKAYANPDIVKKISKAKLKFRSPGALALSMAYAYDTEFLLYAGKIREYDIAAGLHQCEEMHTLLEENLLLICKDKEKFDMLYDILKS; translated from the coding sequence TTGAACGCTTTTTTGCAATCTGCCCTAAAAGCCAATAGGGCAATATACAAAAAAATCTCCCGTACCATGGATAAAAGCTGCTATACATATCTAAAAACCGGTGCGGGAGGAGACAGAAGTTCCGGAATCGACCTTTTGGCAGAAGAGATATTTACAGAACATCTTTCTATATTTGGGCAGATTGTATCGGAAGAGAGCGGTGTAATGGGAGAAGAGGGGGATATAAAAATCGTATTGGATCCAATTGACGGCAGTGATAATCTTCTTTCCGGATTTCCATACTTCGGAACATCTGTTGCTATGATAAAAAATGGCAAAACACTCTCTTCAATGATAGTAAATCTAGCAAACGGTGATGTTTTTGCAAAAGATGAACAGACTCTTTATTACGGCAGATTGGACAATGGCAAGTTTGAAAAAAGAGAAAGATGCGGGATTTCAAAAATAGGTATTTTTGAAAAAGCGTATGCAAACCCTGATATTGTAAAAAAGATTTCCAAAGCGAAACTTAAATTCAGAAGTCCAGGGGCATTGGCGTTATCTATGGCATATGCATATGATACTGAGTTTTTGCTATATGCGGGAAAAATAAGAGAGTATGACATAGCAGCAGGGCTGCATCAATGTGAAGAAATGCATACTCTTTTAGAAGAAAATCTCTTACTTATTTGCAAAGATAAGGAAAAGTTTGATATGCTGTATGATATACTAAAGAGTTAA
- a CDS encoding glutamate synthase subunit beta translates to MQNFIKTERVDPKKRAVNERIKDFSEIYEIYNLNEASLQSDRCVQCGDPYCHNRCPLHNFIPHWLKAVADKDLELAFKLSNEPSPFPEVMGRVCPHDRLCEGHCTLNEGYGAVTIGPVETFISEEAFKKGIRPEFPGITTDKKVAIIGSGPAGLSAATYLLRAGIEPHVYERADRPGGLLTYGIPGFKLDKKIIKRRVDWLIEAGMKLYLNTEVGKDISFEYLLENFDAVFIGIGATKGKLPNIPNERAKGAFLAMDFLTNVQKKLFGDGYSKDYEVKDKNVVVIGGGDTAMDCVRTAVREGAKKVSCLYRRDVKSMPGSKKEYQNAVEEGVEFIFNVAPKEVLVDSENRVIGVEMVKTILGTQKDGRRKLEEVKGSEFRVDADVIIFALGFENTPLGFLAENGIETDEWGAVKIDENFETTTPGVYAGGDCYRGAHLVVTAAYDGREAAKNIIKKLLG, encoded by the coding sequence ATGCAAAATTTTATAAAAACAGAAAGAGTAGACCCTAAAAAAAGAGCTGTAAACGAGAGGATAAAAGATTTCAGCGAAATATATGAGATATATAATTTAAATGAAGCCAGTCTCCAATCTGACAGATGTGTGCAGTGTGGTGATCCCTATTGTCACAACAGATGCCCTCTGCATAACTTTATACCCCATTGGCTTAAAGCTGTGGCTGATAAGGATCTTGAACTGGCTTTCAAATTATCAAATGAACCTTCGCCTTTTCCTGAAGTGATGGGTAGAGTCTGTCCCCATGACAGACTTTGTGAAGGACATTGTACTCTCAATGAGGGATATGGTGCGGTAACCATAGGGCCGGTAGAGACATTTATAAGTGAAGAGGCGTTTAAAAAAGGTATAAGGCCTGAGTTTCCTGGAATTACGACAGATAAAAAAGTGGCTATTATCGGTTCCGGACCGGCTGGGCTTTCTGCAGCAACGTATCTGCTCAGAGCCGGGATAGAGCCGCATGTGTATGAAAGAGCGGATAGACCCGGAGGGCTTCTCACGTACGGAATTCCAGGTTTTAAACTTGATAAAAAAATCATAAAAAGAAGAGTTGACTGGCTTATTGAAGCCGGTATGAAACTTTATCTAAATACAGAAGTGGGAAAAGATATATCATTTGAATATCTTTTAGAAAATTTTGATGCCGTCTTTATAGGTATAGGCGCTACAAAAGGAAAACTTCCAAATATACCTAATGAAAGAGCAAAAGGTGCGTTTTTGGCTATGGATTTTCTGACAAATGTGCAAAAAAAGCTCTTTGGTGACGGTTACAGCAAGGATTATGAGGTAAAAGATAAAAATGTTGTTGTAATCGGCGGTGGCGATACCGCTATGGATTGTGTCAGAACAGCCGTAAGAGAAGGTGCCAAGAAAGTGAGCTGTCTTTACAGAAGAGATGTAAAAAGTATGCCTGGTTCCAAAAAAGAGTATCAAAATGCTGTAGAAGAGGGAGTGGAGTTTATATTTAATGTTGCTCCCAAAGAGGTTCTTGTTGACAGTGAGAACAGAGTCATCGGTGTAGAAATGGTAAAAACTATTTTAGGTACCCAGAAGGACGGCAGAAGAAAACTTGAAGAGGTAAAAGGAAGTGAATTTAGAGTCGATGCTGATGTTATAATATTTGCTCTCGGTTTTGAAAATACTCCTCTTGGTTTTCTTGCCGAAAACGGAATCGAGACAGATGAGTGGGGTGCTGTGAAAATTGATGAGAATTTTGAGACAACAACCCCCGGTGTATATGCAGGAGGCGACTGCTACAGAGGGGCTCATCTGGTAGTTACTGCTGCTTATGACGGCAGGGAAGCTGCAAAAAATATAATCAAAAAACTTTTGGGATAG
- the gltB gene encoding glutamate synthase large subunit, translating into MDILRSYKDNCGFGLLADLYNRPSHKNLLDAVTALERMMHRGAIAADGKSGDGSGLLFSLPKKFMSKVAAEVGESLPKDYAVAMVFYKDEENISVFEEICEKNDLKILFIREVPVDKDALGELALKTLPKIVQIFVAPDSLMASKRFEALLYLTRREIENTLKEDKDFYIPTFSNRVIAYKGLVMPTYIKKFYQDLNDPDFEVSFALFHQRFSTNTLPEWRLAQPFRAIAHNGEINSIAANRFNVLAKCESLKSEVFSDEEIKRILPVMEEGASDSKSLDNFFEFLIANGMDFFKAARALIPAPWQNAPHMDANLRAYYEYSSTCFEAWDGPAAVSLTDGRYIGCVLDRNGLRPAKYIVTTDERLIIASEYGILDVPDDEIVERGRLQSGEMIALDLKYGKILKNEDINEYLKNSKPYAEWLNENMVYLQEHLDTPFSNVSDYELDDMVHMQRFYNITHEVIEQVIEPMIKDGKEAVGSMGDDTPLAAFSKEQRSFTDFFKQKFAQVTNPPIDPIREKVVMSLNTGFGEIHNILDEDPNHALRLKAVSPILIKEKMDILLSYGDEKHPRYKACYKNRTFYTSFDENLKGSLEDLAYDIVEAVKNDGVRIVLLDDRDLCKTKKTIPMAMAIGRVNQVLLDEKVRHLVSIVAVTGEVIDSHSAACMIGYGASAVYPYLLFATVWDKLKRQNLSSFEQKNRFKNVYNALNGGLLKIMSKMGISTIASYRNSALFDVIGLSKDIVEDCFRGSYCHLDGLTYDDIEERLNVYHQKAYEIDLTKRLFPLEIGGIYKYVDGKEYHDFAPDTVNAIHVASVTGKDEDFAKLKKMVDGRGYKMIRDFFEFNSDRKPIPLSEVEPVEKIFKRFASAAMSLGSISPEAHECIAEAMNKIGAQSNSGEGGEDERRFGTIKNSKIKQIASGRFGVTPAYLRSAEEIQIKIAQGAKPGEGGQLPGHKVTELIAKLRHTMPGVTLISPSPHHDIYSIEDLAQLIFDLKQINPEAAITVKLVSTAGVGTIATGVAKAYADKIIISGGEGGTGAAPLSSIKFAGNPWELGLSEAHNALKANHLRELVHLQTDGGLKTGLDIVKAALLGAESYAFGTGVLTILGCKILRVCHLNRCTVGIATQQEFLRDHYVGTVDRLINYFTLLAEDVRKILAQLGYRSLEEVIGRSDLLKVVDDEFAKKFDFSNVLQRLEGIDTCQVKSNEPFDKNEYEKEILKEIYSVIENPETSVTVSRKIQNINRSFGTRISGEIAKYYGDAGLKEDTIKINLTGVAGQSLGAFLIGGVSIRLTGAANDYVGKGMHGGKIVITGKKQGAKFSLAGNTCLYGATGGKLFVAGSVGERFAVRNSGALAVVEGTGDHACEYMTGGIVVILGSTGVNFGAGMTGGLAFIYDKEHTFAENINQELIEARRIDTDEFDEARHYLKRLLRVYYLETKSEKAREILENFRMELRNFWMVRPKELTKVPLNLEEGE; encoded by the coding sequence ATGGATATATTAAGAAGCTATAAAGATAACTGCGGGTTTGGGCTATTGGCTGATTTGTATAACAGACCTAGCCATAAAAACCTTCTGGATGCGGTAACTGCCCTAGAAAGAATGATGCACAGAGGTGCGATTGCTGCTGATGGAAAAAGCGGTGACGGCAGCGGGTTGCTATTTTCTCTTCCGAAAAAGTTTATGTCTAAGGTTGCCGCCGAAGTGGGAGAATCTTTACCGAAAGATTATGCTGTAGCGATGGTATTTTACAAAGATGAGGAAAATATTTCGGTTTTTGAAGAGATATGCGAAAAGAACGACCTGAAAATCCTTTTTATCAGAGAGGTGCCGGTAGATAAAGATGCATTGGGAGAACTGGCATTAAAAACACTGCCAAAAATTGTTCAGATTTTTGTAGCTCCGGACTCTCTTATGGCATCTAAAAGATTTGAGGCTCTTTTATATCTTACGAGAAGAGAGATAGAAAATACTCTAAAAGAGGATAAAGATTTTTATATACCCACATTTTCAAACAGAGTTATCGCTTATAAAGGGTTGGTGATGCCAACCTATATAAAAAAGTTTTATCAAGATTTGAACGATCCTGATTTTGAAGTTAGTTTTGCGCTTTTTCACCAGAGATTTTCTACAAACACTCTGCCGGAATGGAGACTTGCGCAGCCATTCAGAGCAATCGCCCACAACGGTGAAATAAATTCGATTGCCGCGAACAGATTTAATGTACTTGCAAAATGCGAATCACTTAAAAGCGAAGTTTTCAGTGACGAAGAGATAAAAAGAATCCTTCCCGTTATGGAAGAGGGGGCAAGTGATAGCAAAAGCTTAGATAATTTTTTTGAGTTTCTTATAGCAAACGGAATGGACTTTTTTAAAGCGGCACGTGCTCTTATACCAGCCCCATGGCAAAACGCTCCTCATATGGATGCGAATCTAAGAGCTTATTATGAATATTCCAGTACATGTTTTGAAGCATGGGACGGGCCTGCGGCAGTAAGTCTTACAGACGGAAGATATATAGGATGTGTGCTTGACAGAAACGGACTCAGACCCGCGAAATATATAGTAACAACAGATGAGAGACTTATAATAGCGAGCGAATACGGTATTCTTGACGTTCCTGACGATGAAATAGTAGAAAGAGGAAGACTCCAAAGCGGAGAGATGATCGCTCTGGACCTTAAATATGGAAAAATACTTAAAAACGAAGATATTAACGAATATCTAAAAAACTCAAAACCTTATGCAGAGTGGCTGAATGAAAACATGGTCTATCTGCAGGAGCATCTCGATACACCATTCAGCAATGTTTCAGACTATGAGCTTGATGATATGGTACATATGCAGAGATTTTACAACATAACTCATGAGGTTATAGAACAGGTAATCGAGCCGATGATAAAAGACGGCAAAGAGGCTGTGGGTTCTATGGGTGATGATACTCCTTTGGCAGCTTTCAGTAAAGAGCAGAGAAGTTTTACAGACTTTTTTAAACAGAAATTTGCGCAGGTTACAAATCCTCCGATTGACCCTATCAGAGAAAAGGTTGTAATGAGTCTCAATACGGGATTCGGAGAGATACATAATATACTTGATGAAGACCCGAACCACGCATTGAGACTAAAAGCCGTCTCTCCAATCCTTATAAAAGAGAAGATGGATATCCTTTTGTCGTATGGAGACGAAAAACATCCAAGATACAAAGCATGCTATAAAAATAGAACTTTTTATACCTCTTTTGACGAAAATCTAAAAGGTTCTCTCGAAGATCTTGCTTATGATATTGTAGAAGCTGTAAAAAATGATGGTGTCAGAATAGTTCTGCTTGATGACAGGGACCTTTGCAAAACAAAAAAAACGATACCGATGGCGATGGCGATAGGAAGGGTAAATCAGGTACTTTTGGACGAAAAGGTTAGGCATCTGGTATCGATTGTCGCTGTTACAGGAGAAGTAATAGATTCGCATTCTGCAGCGTGTATGATAGGATACGGAGCCAGTGCAGTTTATCCTTACCTTCTGTTTGCCACTGTATGGGATAAACTCAAAAGGCAAAATCTGAGCAGCTTTGAGCAAAAAAACAGATTTAAAAATGTATATAACGCTTTGAATGGCGGACTTTTAAAAATAATGTCCAAAATGGGTATCAGTACTATCGCATCATATAGAAATTCGGCACTTTTTGATGTGATAGGGTTATCGAAAGATATTGTTGAAGATTGTTTCAGAGGTTCTTATTGCCATCTTGACGGACTTACGTATGACGATATTGAAGAGAGACTCAATGTTTATCATCAAAAGGCGTATGAAATAGATCTTACTAAAAGGCTGTTTCCTCTTGAAATCGGTGGGATATACAAGTATGTTGACGGAAAAGAGTATCACGATTTTGCGCCTGATACCGTAAATGCCATACATGTTGCATCCGTTACCGGAAAAGATGAAGATTTTGCAAAGCTTAAAAAGATGGTTGACGGCCGCGGATACAAAATGATAAGAGACTTTTTCGAATTTAACAGCGACAGAAAACCGATACCGCTTTCGGAAGTAGAACCTGTGGAAAAGATATTCAAAAGATTTGCAAGCGCTGCTATGAGTTTGGGGTCTATCTCTCCAGAAGCTCATGAATGTATTGCCGAAGCTATGAATAAAATAGGGGCTCAGTCTAACTCCGGTGAAGGGGGAGAAGATGAGCGAAGATTTGGAACTATAAAAAACAGTAAAATCAAACAGATTGCATCCGGAAGATTTGGTGTAACACCTGCATATTTAAGAAGTGCAGAAGAGATTCAGATAAAAATAGCACAGGGCGCAAAACCTGGAGAGGGGGGACAGCTTCCCGGGCATAAAGTAACGGAGCTTATTGCAAAGCTAAGGCATACTATGCCAGGGGTCACTCTTATATCTCCTTCTCCTCATCATGATATATACTCTATAGAGGACCTTGCGCAGTTGATATTTGATTTGAAGCAGATTAATCCGGAAGCTGCAATAACTGTAAAACTGGTTTCGACGGCAGGAGTCGGGACTATTGCTACAGGTGTTGCAAAAGCCTACGCGGACAAGATAATTATCTCCGGCGGAGAAGGCGGCACCGGTGCTGCACCGCTTAGCTCCATAAAATTTGCAGGAAACCCTTGGGAACTCGGACTCTCTGAAGCCCATAACGCTTTGAAAGCAAACCATCTTAGAGAACTTGTACACTTGCAGACGGATGGGGGGCTGAAAACAGGCCTTGATATAGTAAAAGCCGCTCTTCTCGGAGCTGAAAGTTATGCGTTTGGAACCGGCGTTTTGACAATACTCGGATGTAAGATACTCAGAGTCTGCCATCTTAATAGATGTACGGTAGGTATTGCAACACAGCAGGAGTTTTTAAGGGATCACTATGTGGGTACGGTTGACAGACTCATAAACTATTTTACACTACTTGCTGAAGATGTAAGAAAAATACTTGCCCAGCTTGGATACAGAAGTCTTGAAGAAGTAATAGGAAGGAGCGATCTTCTTAAAGTTGTTGATGACGAATTTGCCAAAAAATTTGACTTTAGCAACGTATTGCAAAGATTAGAGGGAATAGATACCTGTCAGGTTAAATCGAACGAGCCTTTTGACAAAAATGAGTATGAAAAAGAGATTTTAAAAGAGATATACTCTGTTATTGAAAATCCGGAAACAAGTGTTACTGTAAGCAGAAAGATACAAAATATCAACAGGAGTTTCGGAACTAGAATAAGCGGTGAGATTGCAAAATATTACGGAGATGCCGGACTAAAAGAAGATACTATAAAGATAAATCTTACCGGAGTAGCCGGCCAGTCTTTGGGAGCGTTTTTGATCGGTGGCGTATCTATAAGGCTAACAGGTGCTGCGAACGACTATGTGGGAAAAGGAATGCATGGTGGAAAAATCGTAATAACCGGCAAAAAGCAGGGAGCAAAATTTTCTCTTGCCGGAAATACATGTCTGTATGGAGCCACTGGAGGGAAACTTTTTGTTGCCGGTAGTGTAGGAGAGAGATTTGCCGTAAGAAACTCCGGTGCCCTGGCAGTAGTTGAAGGTACCGGCGATCATGCATGTGAATATATGACAGGCGGGATAGTAGTGATACTCGGAAGCACAGGAGTCAATTTCGGTGCAGGTATGACAGGAGGACTTGCGTTTATATATGATAAAGAGCATACATTTGCAGAAAATATCAACCAGGAACTCATTGAGGCAAGAAGAATAGATACTGATGAGTTTGATGAAGCCAGACACTATCTGAAAAGACTTCTTAGAGTCTATTACTTAGAGACAAAAAGTGAAAAAGCGAGAGAGATTTTGGAAAATTTTAGAATGGAACTAAGAAATTTCTGGATGGTACGGCCGAAAGAGCTTACAAAAGTACCTCTTAACCTTGAGGAAGGGGAATAA